In Haematobia irritans isolate KBUSLIRL chromosome 1, ASM5000362v1, whole genome shotgun sequence, a genomic segment contains:
- the LOC142219429 gene encoding cathepsin F-like, with protein sequence MKFYILFAVLAFIVGAIASEKCPGCAEPMDKPEAKRILDETLMHLDSLEGPHYRSGFIHEASKQVVAGLLYKIRCDLIIDEAKLKTCNVEILKQSWTGNTKVEFKCPNEKDRIVSYHE encoded by the exons atgaaattttatattctctTCGCCGTGTTGGCTTTTATTGTGGGAGCCATTGCCTCAGAAAAGTGTCCTGGTTGTGCTGAACCTATGGATAAACCGGAAGCAAAACGAATCCTCGATGAAACTTTAATGCACTTGGATTCCCTAGAAGGTCCTCATTATAG ATCTGGATTCATTCACGAAGCCTCCAAACAAGTTGTCGCTggacttttatataaaattcgttGTGATCTGATTATTGATGAAGCAAAATTGAAAACATGCAATGTGGAAATCCTAAAGCAATCCTGGACCGGAAATACGAAAGTTGAATTCAAGTGTCCAAATGAGAAGGATAGAATTGTAAGTTATCATGaataa